Proteins from a single region of Acidovorax sp. NCPPB 3576:
- a CDS encoding quinone oxidoreductase family protein, with the protein MSLAVQIRQHGGPEELHVVDVAVGDPGPGEIRIRHHAVGLNFIDVYHRTGLYALPMPATIGMEGAGIVEAVGEGVTHLKAGDRAAYASNPPGSYSEVRVMPAKTVCKLPDAIGFETGAAMMLKGLTAQYLLKKTLPAEGLQPGDHVLFHAAAGGVGLIACQWAKALGLQLIGTAGSDEKCRLALANGAAHAINYRTEDFAARVKDITGGKGVKVVYDSVGKDTWEKSLDCLRPFGLMATFGNASGPAPAFAPGVLGAKGSLYVTRQTLFTHIATREATQAMADDLFAVVQSGAVKIHIAQRHALRDVQQAHRDLEARKTTGCTILTLE; encoded by the coding sequence ATGAGCCTTGCCGTCCAGATCCGCCAGCATGGCGGCCCCGAAGAACTCCATGTCGTCGATGTGGCCGTCGGCGACCCCGGCCCGGGCGAGATCCGCATCCGCCACCATGCCGTGGGCCTGAACTTCATCGACGTGTACCACCGCACCGGCCTGTACGCCCTGCCCATGCCCGCCACCATCGGCATGGAAGGCGCGGGCATCGTCGAAGCCGTGGGCGAGGGCGTCACGCACTTGAAGGCCGGCGACCGCGCGGCCTATGCCAGCAACCCGCCCGGCAGCTACTCCGAAGTGCGCGTGATGCCCGCCAAGACCGTCTGCAAGCTCCCCGACGCCATCGGCTTCGAGACCGGCGCGGCCATGATGCTCAAGGGCCTCACGGCGCAATACCTGCTCAAGAAGACGCTGCCCGCCGAGGGCCTGCAGCCCGGCGACCACGTGCTCTTTCATGCGGCCGCCGGCGGCGTGGGCCTGATCGCCTGCCAGTGGGCCAAGGCCCTGGGCCTGCAGCTCATCGGCACGGCCGGCAGCGACGAAAAATGCCGCCTCGCGCTCGCCAACGGCGCGGCGCACGCCATCAACTACCGCACCGAGGATTTCGCCGCGCGCGTGAAGGACATCACCGGCGGCAAGGGCGTGAAGGTGGTGTATGACTCGGTGGGCAAGGACACCTGGGAGAAGTCGCTCGACTGCCTGCGGCCCTTCGGCCTCATGGCCACCTTCGGCAATGCCTCGGGCCCGGCGCCGGCCTTCGCGCCCGGCGTGCTGGGCGCCAAGGGCTCGCTGTACGTCACGCGGCAGACGCTCTTCACGCACATCGCCACGCGCGAGGCCACCCAGGCCATGGCGGACGACCTGTTCGCCGTGGTGCAAAGCGGCGCGGTCAAGATCCACATCGCGCAGCGCCATGCCCTGCGTGACGTGCAGCAGGCGCACCGCGACCTGGAGGCCCGCAAGACCACGGGCTGCACCATCCTCACCCTCGAATGA
- a CDS encoding DMT family transporter, whose product MTQRLTPGTIALLATAPLLWAGNAVVGRLVHTLVPPVTLNFMRWALAFLVLLPLAFRVLGPQSPLWPHWRRYAALGLLGIGCYNALQYMALQTSTPLNVTLVGSSLPVWMLTVGALCFGAPVRRPQLIGAVLSMAGVLLVLSRGEWGQLLALRLVPGDLFMVLATISWAFYSWLLSRTHEPATVRSDWAAFLMAQMVFGLAWSGAFASGEWALGHTRIEWGWPLAAALAFIALGPAILAYRCWGVGVQRAGPAVAGFFINLTPLFAAVMSAMFLGETPRPYHAAAFLLIVGGIVASSRTAKASADPKA is encoded by the coding sequence ATGACGCAACGACTCACCCCGGGCACGATCGCCCTGCTGGCCACCGCGCCGCTGCTGTGGGCCGGCAATGCGGTGGTGGGCCGGCTGGTCCACACGCTGGTGCCGCCCGTCACGCTCAACTTCATGCGCTGGGCGCTGGCATTTCTGGTGCTGCTGCCGCTGGCGTTCCGCGTGCTGGGGCCGCAAAGCCCGCTGTGGCCGCACTGGCGGCGCTATGCGGCGCTCGGGCTGCTGGGCATCGGCTGCTACAACGCGCTGCAATACATGGCGCTGCAAACCTCCACGCCGCTGAACGTGACGCTCGTGGGCTCCAGCCTGCCGGTGTGGATGCTGACCGTGGGCGCGCTGTGCTTCGGCGCGCCGGTGCGGCGCCCGCAGTTGATCGGCGCCGTGCTGTCCATGGCCGGGGTGCTGCTGGTGCTGAGCCGCGGCGAGTGGGGACAGTTGCTCGCGCTGCGCCTGGTGCCCGGCGATCTGTTCATGGTGCTGGCGACGATCTCCTGGGCGTTCTACAGCTGGCTGCTGTCGCGCACGCACGAACCGGCCACGGTGCGCTCGGACTGGGCGGCGTTCCTGATGGCGCAGATGGTGTTCGGGCTGGCCTGGTCGGGCGCCTTCGCCAGCGGCGAATGGGCCCTGGGCCACACGCGCATCGAATGGGGCTGGCCGCTGGCCGCGGCGCTGGCCTTCATCGCGCTGGGGCCGGCCATCCTGGCATACCGCTGCTGGGGCGTGGGCGTGCAGCGCGCGGGGCCGGCGGTGGCTGGGTTCTTCATCAACCTCACGCCGCTCTTCGCCGCCGTGATGTCGGCGATGTTCCTGGGCGAGACGCCGCGCCCTTACCACGCGGCGGCGTTCTTGCTGATCGTGGGCGGCATCGTCGCTTCGTCCCGGACGGCCAAGGCCTCGGCAGACCCGAAGGCATGA
- a CDS encoding bifunctional diguanylate cyclase/phosphodiesterase, producing MPSLSRRIRIAVGGVVAIFLLALAGSAGWLVWSTRQSALAESEAQVTRFTTGAEAAVNRALLGLDVLLASTADLMALRQQMHESGDPGAVSQLLRTAARQNLMVRYVALLDGQRKVVASSDAAGARVGMELPSGFFEEVMGQPVPTLAISVPTVSFASSERVLYVARHVRSVGGERLVAVAQVPTSMLVSVLTQAVDISGLEITLERGQGQMLLGFSGRGDARHRARVHPLSEAGVAISDWGRAARITGVSSLVVARPILYPDFWISASLPEAAALSSWRSERTAILIVAVFFAVTVAAAGLFTIAYLTRMNRARMALASSKATLDQALGSMVTGFVLLGRDLEVLQWNRRFEDIFPWLRGVMTDGLPFRSLLEATVLHHLPEASAGQRREWVEQRLALQRHPEGTHEQMLPNGHFIQITERATPEGGLMISYHDVTDLRMASAEIENLAFYDLLTGLPNRRLLLDRLNQAAATAARSRELGALLFLDLDHFKTLNDTQGHEVGDLLLQQVAVRLKDCVRTTDTVARLGGDEFVVMLCDLARDPQEAATLARRIGEKILLALSKPYQLRAQTHHSNCSIGATVFGDSRQSAAELLKQADIAMYQVKARRGHGLCFFDPQMQVVITQRAQLEADLQVAIQQGQFVLHYQPQFTLPGIMVGVEALLRWQHPERGLVAPGHFIAVAEESELIVPIGMWVLRTACEQLAQWQHDARLRNVHVSVNVSARQFRHPDFVAGVVEVIQETGIRPHLLELELTESLVLDNVEDSVAKMHLLRTKGVRFSVDDFGTGYSSLAYLTRLPLHQLKIDQSFVRNLGVRPTDDVIVQTIIGMARNLELQVIAEGVETAEQKDFLAQHGCDLYQGYLFARPLPVAELVERFASSAAPSAPLPGPL from the coding sequence ATGCCGTCGCTCTCCAGGCGCATCCGGATCGCCGTCGGCGGCGTCGTCGCGATCTTTTTGCTGGCGTTGGCGGGATCGGCCGGTTGGCTCGTGTGGAGCACGCGGCAGTCCGCATTGGCGGAGAGCGAGGCGCAGGTCACGCGCTTCACCACCGGGGCCGAGGCCGCGGTCAACCGGGCGCTGCTCGGCCTGGATGTGCTGCTGGCCAGCACCGCCGACCTGATGGCCTTGCGCCAGCAGATGCACGAATCCGGCGATCCAGGCGCGGTGAGCCAGTTGCTGCGCACCGCCGCGCGCCAGAACCTCATGGTGCGCTACGTGGCGCTGCTGGACGGGCAGCGCAAGGTGGTGGCCTCGTCGGACGCAGCCGGCGCCCGCGTGGGGATGGAGTTGCCCTCGGGCTTTTTCGAAGAGGTCATGGGCCAGCCCGTGCCCACGCTGGCGATCAGCGTGCCGACGGTGAGCTTCGCCAGTTCCGAGCGCGTGCTGTACGTGGCCCGCCACGTGCGCTCGGTGGGCGGCGAACGGCTGGTCGCCGTGGCGCAGGTGCCCACCAGCATGCTGGTGTCGGTGCTCACGCAGGCGGTGGACATCTCGGGGCTGGAGATCACCCTGGAGCGCGGCCAGGGACAGATGCTGCTGGGGTTCTCTGGCCGGGGCGACGCGCGCCACCGGGCGCGGGTGCACCCGCTGAGCGAGGCCGGCGTGGCCATCAGCGACTGGGGCCGTGCCGCCCGCATCACCGGCGTGTCGTCGCTGGTGGTGGCCCGGCCCATCCTGTACCCGGATTTCTGGATATCGGCCAGCCTGCCCGAAGCGGCGGCGCTGTCGTCCTGGCGCAGCGAGCGCACGGCCATTCTGATCGTGGCGGTGTTCTTCGCCGTGACCGTGGCCGCCGCGGGCCTGTTCACCATCGCCTACCTCACGCGCATGAACCGCGCTCGCATGGCGCTGGCCAGTTCCAAGGCCACGCTTGACCAGGCGCTCGGCTCCATGGTGACCGGCTTCGTGCTGCTGGGCCGCGATCTGGAGGTGCTGCAGTGGAACCGCCGCTTCGAAGACATCTTTCCCTGGCTGCGCGGCGTGATGACCGATGGCCTGCCGTTCCGCTCGCTGCTGGAGGCGACGGTGCTGCACCACCTGCCCGAGGCCAGCGCAGGGCAGCGGCGCGAATGGGTCGAGCAGCGCCTGGCGCTCCAGCGCCACCCGGAGGGCACGCACGAGCAGATGCTGCCCAACGGCCACTTCATCCAGATCACCGAGCGCGCCACGCCCGAGGGCGGGCTGATGATTTCCTACCACGACGTGACCGACCTGCGCATGGCCAGCGCCGAGATCGAGAACCTCGCCTTCTACGACCTGCTCACCGGGCTGCCCAACCGGCGCCTGCTGCTGGACCGGCTCAACCAGGCCGCCGCCACGGCCGCACGCTCGCGGGAACTGGGCGCGCTCTTGTTCCTGGACCTGGACCATTTCAAGACCCTCAACGACACGCAGGGCCACGAGGTGGGCGACCTGCTGCTGCAGCAGGTGGCGGTGCGTTTGAAGGACTGCGTGCGCACCACCGACACCGTGGCGCGGCTGGGTGGCGACGAGTTCGTGGTCATGCTGTGCGATCTGGCGCGCGACCCGCAGGAGGCCGCCACGCTGGCGCGGCGCATCGGCGAGAAGATCCTGCTGGCGCTCAGCAAGCCCTACCAGTTGCGGGCGCAGACGCACCACAGCAACTGCAGCATCGGCGCCACCGTGTTCGGCGACTCGCGGCAGTCGGCGGCCGAGTTGCTCAAGCAGGCCGACATCGCCATGTACCAGGTCAAGGCCCGGCGCGGCCACGGCCTGTGCTTTTTCGATCCGCAGATGCAGGTGGTCATCACCCAGCGCGCGCAGCTGGAGGCCGATCTGCAGGTGGCCATCCAGCAGGGCCAGTTCGTGCTGCACTACCAGCCGCAGTTCACGCTGCCCGGCATCATGGTCGGCGTCGAGGCGCTGCTGCGCTGGCAGCACCCCGAGCGCGGCCTGGTGGCCCCCGGCCACTTCATCGCCGTGGCCGAGGAGAGCGAGTTGATCGTGCCCATCGGCATGTGGGTGCTGCGCACGGCCTGCGAGCAACTGGCCCAGTGGCAGCACGACGCGCGCCTGCGCAACGTGCACGTGTCGGTGAACGTGAGCGCGCGGCAGTTCCGCCATCCCGACTTCGTGGCGGGCGTGGTCGAGGTGATCCAGGAGACCGGCATCCGCCCCCACCTGCTGGAGCTGGAACTGACCGAATCGCTGGTGCTGGACAACGTGGAAGACTCGGTCGCCAAGATGCACCTGCTGCGCACCAAGGGCGTGCGGTTTTCGGTGGACGACTTCGGCACGGGCTACTCGTCGCTCGCCTACCTCACGCGGCTGCCGCTGCACCAGCTCAAGATCGACCAGTCGTTCGTGCGCAACCTGGGCGTGCGCCCCACCGACGACGTGATCGTGCAGACCATCATCGGCATGGCGCGCAACCTGGAGCTGCAGGTGATCGCGGAGGGCGTGGAGACCGCCGAGCAAAAGGATTTCCTGGCCCAGCACGGCTGCGACCTGTACCAGGGCTACCTCTTCGCGCGGCCCCTGCCGGTCGCGGAACTGGTGGAGCGCTTTGCCAGCAGCGCCGCGCCGAGCGCGCCCTTGCCGGGGCCGCTCTGA
- a CDS encoding TRAP transporter substrate-binding protein has protein sequence MQHHFLTRALCRLAWAWLCCVPLAGHAQSPPASNAAGPGTAAVLAPVPAPFMLRVVGSLGALSQYTQREAPFWTQELARLSNGRFSSTIVPFDRAGVPGMEMLRLVELGVVPFGTVLMSSLTAQYPQYTAPDLPGLSPDMASLRTTVAAFRPYLQNALRQERNMELLAIYVYPAQVVFCKNAMTGLADLSGRRIRVASASQADFISAVGGIPVHTGFGQMVASLKAGDSECAVTGTMSGNTMGLYEVTQYVYPMPLTWGLSIFGANRDVWNSLPADLRTLLQREVPRLEAAIWADAERETTEGLACNTGRPTCVKGAKGAMVVVPVSAADDARRVEILRTTVLANWQRRCGPVCVDLWNRTVGPARGIAAPRTP, from the coding sequence ATGCAACACCATTTCCTGACCCGCGCACTGTGCCGACTGGCATGGGCCTGGCTCTGCTGCGTTCCGCTGGCGGGGCACGCCCAGAGCCCTCCCGCCAGCAACGCCGCAGGGCCGGGGACCGCAGCCGTTCTCGCCCCCGTGCCCGCCCCCTTCATGCTGCGCGTGGTCGGCAGCCTGGGGGCGCTGTCGCAATACACCCAGCGCGAGGCGCCGTTCTGGACGCAAGAGCTGGCCCGGCTGAGCAACGGGCGGTTTTCCTCCACCATCGTGCCGTTCGACCGCGCGGGCGTGCCGGGCATGGAGATGCTGCGGCTGGTCGAGCTGGGCGTGGTGCCCTTCGGCACCGTGCTGATGAGTTCGCTCACGGCGCAGTACCCGCAATACACCGCCCCCGACCTGCCGGGCCTGAGCCCCGACATGGCCAGCCTGCGCACCACGGTGGCGGCCTTCCGCCCCTACCTGCAGAACGCGCTGCGCCAGGAGCGCAACATGGAGCTGCTGGCCATCTACGTCTATCCCGCCCAGGTGGTCTTTTGCAAGAACGCCATGACGGGCCTGGCCGATCTGTCCGGCCGGCGCATCCGCGTGGCCTCGGCCTCGCAGGCGGATTTCATCAGCGCGGTGGGCGGTATCCCGGTGCATACGGGCTTCGGCCAGATGGTGGCCAGCCTCAAGGCCGGCGACAGCGAATGCGCCGTGACCGGCACCATGTCGGGCAACACCATGGGCCTGTACGAGGTCACCCAGTACGTCTATCCCATGCCGCTCACCTGGGGCCTGTCGATCTTCGGAGCCAACCGCGATGTGTGGAACTCGCTGCCCGCCGACCTGCGCACCCTGCTGCAGCGCGAGGTGCCCCGGCTGGAGGCCGCCATCTGGGCCGATGCCGAGCGCGAGACGACCGAGGGCCTGGCCTGCAACACGGGCCGGCCCACCTGCGTGAAGGGCGCCAAGGGTGCCATGGTGGTGGTGCCCGTGTCGGCCGCCGACGATGCGCGCCGCGTCGAGATCCTGCGCACCACCGTGCTGGCGAACTGGCAGCGCCGCTGCGGCCCGGTCTGCGTCGATCTCTGGAACCGCACGGTCGGCCCCGCGCGCGGCATCGCCGCCCCCCGGACCCCGTGA
- the corA gene encoding magnesium/cobalt transporter CorA has translation MLINCVAYQNGAKLADISVDHISDYVSLPGCFVWVALADATPQELQEMQQEFGLHELAVEDAQHGHQRPKIEEYGNSLFAVLHLIEPDAEQGGINVGEVDVFVGANYVLSVRNRSKLGFLGVRERCERQPELLRTGSGFVLYALLDAVVDRYFPVIDALEVELEQIEQQIFTKGAPHNNIQRLYELKRRAMVLKRAVAPLMEGVGKLHGGRVPQVCMGSQDYFRDVLDHLSRINGSIDAMRDTIGTAIQVNLSMVTIEENEITKRLAAWASIFAVCTAFAGIWGMNFEGMPELKWAYGYPAALVLILSVCGYLYYRFRRAGWV, from the coding sequence ATGCTGATCAATTGCGTTGCCTACCAAAACGGTGCCAAGCTGGCCGATATCTCGGTTGACCACATCAGCGATTACGTCTCCCTGCCGGGCTGCTTCGTCTGGGTGGCGCTGGCCGATGCCACGCCCCAGGAGCTCCAGGAGATGCAACAGGAGTTCGGCCTGCACGAACTCGCCGTCGAGGACGCCCAGCACGGCCACCAGCGCCCCAAGATCGAGGAATACGGCAACTCGCTTTTTGCCGTTCTGCACCTGATCGAGCCCGACGCGGAGCAGGGCGGCATCAACGTGGGCGAGGTCGATGTCTTCGTGGGCGCCAACTATGTGCTGTCGGTGCGCAACCGCAGCAAGCTCGGCTTCCTGGGCGTGCGCGAGCGCTGCGAACGCCAGCCCGAGCTGCTGCGCACCGGCTCGGGCTTCGTGCTGTATGCCTTGCTGGACGCCGTGGTGGACCGCTACTTTCCGGTGATCGACGCGCTGGAGGTGGAACTGGAGCAGATCGAGCAGCAGATCTTCACCAAGGGCGCGCCGCACAACAACATCCAGCGCCTTTATGAACTCAAGCGCCGCGCCATGGTGCTCAAGCGCGCGGTCGCGCCGCTGATGGAGGGCGTGGGCAAGCTGCACGGCGGGCGCGTGCCCCAGGTGTGCATGGGGTCGCAGGATTATTTCCGGGACGTGCTCGACCACCTGAGCCGCATCAACGGCTCGATCGATGCCATGCGCGACACCATCGGCACGGCCATCCAGGTGAACCTGTCCATGGTGACGATCGAAGAGAACGAGATCACCAAGCGCCTGGCGGCCTGGGCCAGCATCTTCGCGGTCTGCACCGCGTTCGCAGGCATCTGGGGCATGAATTTCGAGGGCATGCCCGAGCTGAAATGGGCCTACGGCTACCCGGCCGCGCTGGTGCTGATCCTGAGCGTGTGCGGGTATCTCTATTACCGCTTCCGGCGGGCGGGCTGGGTCTGA
- a CDS encoding metallophosphoesterase family protein encodes MSVLMHLSDLHFGAHDPRVCAAVARLVKTLDVSLLVVSGDLTQRATAEQFAQAHEFITGLGVPHRLVMPGNHDVPLFAWWERLGRAYRRYERWWGRDLEPVCDVEGFLAVGVNTTRPWRHERGSLSHAQIDAVAQRLASAPRDRWRIVVTHHPLVVHPTSDTEHRPHRAGEALARWREAGAQLLLSGHAHEPGLAEVLPGLWAARAGTAVSVRLRAHAPNSLVTLEQPSPALPGSRVLPAHHRLTRWDYDARLQAFLPLPPRDLGNAET; translated from the coding sequence ATGAGCGTTCTCATGCACCTGTCGGACCTGCACTTCGGTGCGCACGACCCGCGTGTCTGCGCGGCGGTGGCCCGGCTGGTCAAGACGCTGGACGTGTCGCTGCTGGTGGTCTCGGGCGACCTCACCCAGCGCGCGACGGCCGAGCAATTCGCGCAGGCGCATGAATTCATCACCGGACTGGGCGTGCCGCATCGGCTGGTCATGCCCGGCAACCACGACGTTCCGCTGTTCGCCTGGTGGGAGCGGCTCGGCCGGGCCTACCGCCGCTACGAGCGCTGGTGGGGACGCGACCTGGAGCCCGTGTGCGACGTGGAGGGCTTTCTCGCCGTGGGCGTGAACACCACGCGCCCCTGGCGCCACGAGCGCGGCAGCCTGTCGCATGCCCAGATCGACGCGGTGGCGCAGCGCCTGGCATCGGCCCCGCGCGACCGCTGGCGCATCGTGGTCACGCACCACCCGCTGGTGGTGCACCCCACCAGCGACACCGAGCACCGGCCCCACCGCGCGGGCGAGGCCCTCGCCCGCTGGCGGGAGGCGGGCGCGCAGCTGCTGCTGTCCGGCCATGCGCACGAGCCCGGCCTGGCCGAGGTGCTGCCCGGGCTGTGGGCGGCCCGGGCCGGCACGGCCGTGTCGGTCCGCCTGCGCGCGCATGCGCCCAACAGCCTCGTCACGCTGGAGCAGCCTTCCCCTGCGCTGCCCGGTTCTCGGGTGCTGCCCGCGCACCACCGGCTCACGCGCTGGGATTACGACGCGCGGCTGCAGGCCTTTCTGCCGTTGCCTCCGCGGGACCTCGGGAACGCCGAAACGTAG